One segment of Schistocerca nitens isolate TAMUIC-IGC-003100 chromosome 3, iqSchNite1.1, whole genome shotgun sequence DNA contains the following:
- the LOC126248054 gene encoding surfeit locus protein 4 homolog, translating to MARGGVWIEKLEDIADQTLRLLKHVLPTTARLCLISTFLEDGIRMYVQWSEQQEYMDMSWGCGRFLAAMFVLVNLIGQLGGCIMVLSRQRVPVACSILLFIVVLQTFAYNILWDMHFLLRNLALIGALALLLAESRNEAKTLFAGVPTLGDNKPKNILQLTGRVLLAFMYVTLLRFEPSVMQIIQDLLGTILIVLVTLGYKTKLSALSLVILLFGLNFYHNAWWNIPTHKPLRDFLKYDFFQTLSVIGGLLMIVSLGPGGVSMDEHKKKW from the exons ATGGCAAGGGGAGGTGTGTGGATAGAAAAGCTAGAAGATATTGCTGATCAG ACTTTAAGGCTATTGAAACATGTTTTGCCAACAACTGCAAGATTATGTCTTATTTCAACGTTCCTGGAAGATGGGATTCGAATGTACGTGCAGTGGTCAGAACAGCAAGAGTACATGGACATGTCGTGGGGTTGTGGAAGATTTTTAGCAGCAATGTTTGTGCTGGTAAACTTGATTGGACAGTTGGGGGGATGCATAATGGTCTTAAGCAGACAACGCGTACCGGTAGCTTGTTCCATACTACTGTTTATTGTCGTTTTACAG ACTTTTGCATACAACATCTTGTGGGACATGCATTTTCTTTTGCGCAACTTGGCATTGATTGGTGCACTTGCATTACTTTTGGCTGAAAGCAGAAATGAAGCAAAAACTTTATTTGCTGGTGTTCCAACACTTG GTGACAATAaaccaaaaaatattttacaacttaCTGGAAGGGTTTTACTTGCTTTCATGTATGTCACACTCCTTCGGTTTGAACCATCTGTTATGCAG ATTATTCAAGATCTCCTTGGAACAATTTTGATAGTGCTGGTAACACTTGGCTACAAAACTAAATTGAGTGCACTTAGTCTTGTAATTCTCCTTTTTGGTTTAAATTTCTACCATAATGCTTGGTGGAACATTCCTACACACAAGCCATTGAGGGATTTCCTGAAATATGACTTCTTTCAG ACCTTGTCTGTGATTGGTGGACTGCTGATGATAGTGTCGTTGGGGCCAGGTGGTGTTTCGATGGATGAACATAAAAAGAAGTGGTGA